The Geoglobus acetivorans genome window below encodes:
- a CDS encoding bifunctional hydroxymethylpyrimidine kinase/phosphomethylpyrimidine kinase, translating to MRYVRVAISIAGSDSIGGAGIQADLKTFSAFGVYGTTAITAITAQNTFGVSNSLVLPGKLVYDQIRAVAEDSGIDAGKTGMLGNGEVIRSVAEAVREYGFPLVVDPVMAAKSGASLLEKGAIDMLKRKLIPESLCVTPNLDEVSILAEREVRNVDEMVDAAEFISGEFGCEAVLVKGGHLNSPVAKDVLYYRGKIYEFEGYRVEGCYHGTGCSLSAGIAAGMALGLDLVNAVEKAKKMIDLGIRYPVKAGRECDSVNPMAIMERKSLAFEMLGEMRQAVERLSRVENAAKVIPEVGMNIAYAMPFRYLKSVNDVLSLDGRIVRGKNRLIVPDNFEFGASRHLSRALIAYMQHFPEYRAVVNVKYDEELIERLRNAGLKLASYDRRDEPVEIKMREGATIPWGIQTAIENSGGRPDVIYHLGDTGKEPMILIFAKSPVELVELLEAVLEEY from the coding sequence ATGCGGTATGTCAGAGTGGCAATATCAATTGCAGGAAGCGATTCGATTGGAGGGGCAGGAATTCAGGCTGATCTGAAAACTTTCTCTGCTTTTGGTGTGTATGGGACAACTGCAATAACTGCCATAACTGCCCAGAACACCTTTGGAGTTAGTAACTCGCTTGTGCTTCCAGGAAAGCTTGTTTACGATCAGATCCGGGCTGTGGCTGAGGATTCAGGTATCGATGCCGGAAAAACAGGGATGCTGGGAAATGGGGAAGTTATCAGGAGCGTGGCCGAGGCTGTGAGGGAATACGGGTTCCCGCTTGTCGTGGATCCGGTGATGGCTGCAAAGAGCGGGGCGAGTTTGCTTGAGAAGGGTGCGATAGATATGCTGAAGAGAAAGCTTATTCCTGAAAGCCTGTGCGTAACGCCCAATCTCGATGAGGTGAGCATTCTTGCTGAAAGGGAGGTCAGGAATGTTGATGAGATGGTGGACGCTGCGGAATTCATCAGCGGTGAATTTGGGTGTGAGGCTGTGCTGGTCAAGGGTGGACATCTGAATTCTCCCGTAGCAAAAGACGTTCTCTATTACAGAGGAAAAATTTACGAGTTTGAGGGTTACCGGGTTGAAGGCTGTTATCACGGCACCGGATGTTCTCTCTCTGCGGGCATTGCAGCGGGCATGGCTCTTGGCCTGGATCTGGTTAATGCGGTGGAGAAGGCGAAAAAGATGATTGATCTCGGTATAAGATACCCTGTAAAAGCGGGAAGGGAATGCGATTCAGTCAACCCTATGGCCATTATGGAGAGAAAATCACTGGCCTTCGAGATGCTCGGTGAGATGAGACAGGCAGTTGAAAGGCTTTCGAGGGTAGAAAATGCTGCCAAAGTCATCCCTGAGGTTGGGATGAACATTGCGTATGCAATGCCCTTCAGATATCTCAAAAGCGTGAATGACGTTCTCTCTCTGGATGGGAGAATTGTCAGGGGTAAGAACAGGCTTATTGTCCCAGATAATTTCGAATTTGGTGCTTCAAGGCATCTTTCGAGAGCTTTGATTGCTTACATGCAGCATTTTCCGGAATACAGAGCGGTGGTGAACGTGAAGTACGATGAAGAACTGATCGAGAGGCTCAGGAACGCAGGTCTGAAGCTGGCCAGCTATGATCGAAGAGATGAGCCGGTGGAGATAAAGATGCGGGAAGGGGCAACAATCCCATGGGGGATACAGACTGCAATCGAGAACTCGGGTGGAAGACCTGACGTGATCTATCATCTCGGGGATACCGGAAAAGAACCGATGATCCTGATTTTTGCAAAAAGCCCCGTGGAGCTTGTTGAGCTGCTTGAAGCTGTTCTGGAGGAGTATTAA
- the rpiA gene encoding ribose-5-phosphate isomerase RpiA, which translates to MIEKVNCAKKAIEFIEDGMVIGLGSGTTVRVFVEMLAEKVREGLDVAVIPSSIDSHMLAAERGLTVMSLLECPEPDLCVDGADQVDSEFNLIKGGGGALTREKIVASASKKFYVIVDESKMVERLNMPVPVEILEFAYGFVNRKIGEMGYALKLREGKGKLRPVISDNGNLIADVDAGVIENPEDLERELKIPGIVENGIFLAEMVNGVIVGKKDGAEVLKR; encoded by the coding sequence ATGATTGAGAAGGTTAACTGCGCTAAAAAGGCGATTGAGTTTATTGAGGACGGGATGGTGATTGGTCTTGGAAGCGGAACGACAGTCAGGGTTTTTGTAGAGATGCTGGCTGAAAAGGTGAGGGAGGGACTGGATGTTGCCGTGATCCCCTCTTCAATTGATTCCCACATGCTTGCTGCGGAGCGCGGGTTAACTGTGATGAGTCTGCTCGAGTGTCCCGAACCCGATCTGTGCGTGGATGGAGCGGATCAGGTTGACAGTGAATTCAACCTTATAAAGGGCGGAGGGGGAGCCTTAACCAGGGAGAAGATTGTTGCTTCAGCTTCCAAGAAATTCTACGTGATTGTTGACGAGTCCAAGATGGTTGAAAGGCTGAACATGCCGGTGCCGGTCGAGATTCTGGAATTTGCCTACGGATTCGTGAATCGGAAGATCGGCGAGATGGGATATGCACTCAAACTTAGAGAGGGTAAGGGCAAGCTCAGGCCCGTAATTTCAGACAACGGTAATTTAATCGCTGATGTTGATGCCGGAGTAATTGAAAACCCGGAAGATCTTGAGAGAGAGCTGAAAATTCCGGGAATTGTAGAGAACGGGATATTTTTAGCAGAAATGGTGAATGGGGTAATCGTCGGGAAAAAGGATGGTGCGGAAGTGCTGAAGAGGTAA
- a CDS encoding dihydroneopterin aldolase family protein translates to MKEIAAFEAGIKLGALFHQFIGAPVSHDNAEILARAMESCMKLQPYVAEAEVSIDRKKLEAKLSGFGYCSLSPEMLRARVKVRISEVEVEAVLEWDEERNYPLMKLVR, encoded by the coding sequence ATGAAAGAGATTGCTGCGTTCGAGGCGGGGATAAAGCTCGGAGCCCTCTTTCACCAGTTCATTGGCGCTCCGGTCAGCCACGATAACGCTGAAATTCTCGCAAGAGCGATGGAAAGCTGCATGAAGCTTCAACCCTACGTCGCTGAGGCGGAGGTCAGCATAGACAGGAAAAAGCTCGAAGCCAAACTTTCGGGTTTCGGATACTGCTCGCTAAGCCCAGAAATGCTGAGGGCGAGGGTAAAAGTTAGAATCAGCGAGGTTGAGGTTGAGGCTGTACTGGAATGGGATGAGGAAAGGAACTACCCGCTCATGAAGCTGGTTCGCTGA
- the metG gene encoding methionine--tRNA ligase produces the protein MKLVTCGLPYANGKAHIGHLRTYIPADVYVRYQRLKGEDVVFVCGSDSHGTPIVVNAEQQGLSPGELVDVYHEHFQKIFKALDVEFDYYGRTDSDYHHERTREIVRTLLDNGYIYPKEIELAYCPKCDRFLPDRYVEGICPYCGAVARGDECDQGCGRHLEPGEILQPKCKICGTSAVFKKQKHYYFRLTAFSDFLKDFIVNLKGTENALNYAREWINKELKDWCITRNLEWGVRFPGDENLVVYVWVDAPIGYISFTEKACEKLGKDWKEIWIDGKAEIVHFIGLDIVYHHCIFWPAMLKGAGYALPSAVIASGMVKVEGKKFSKSRGYVVWVEEDYLASGLSPDYLRYYIVNYTSHQKDLNFSWHVFRDKVNNELIATLGNFIYRVLHFAWKNFGEVRMNELDGDVLEQIRLATEKIKKAIDEWEFKEASDAFMELAGFGNVYFQTSKPWELVKEDKDEAERVIASALAIVRALAVLAYPVLPRAMGKVAESIGLDLDNVRLDSVFEIPEVINVKKPRAPFTKIDDGMIEELEKRMLERISGKGGEGNKEADEERVGIEEFAKLDIRVGRILKAERIKGSKKLMRLEVDIGSEVRQIVAGIAENYSEDELKDRLVVVLANIKPAKLMGVESNGMVLAADVNGKAVLLEPEKPVEPGAKVK, from the coding sequence ATGAAACTTGTGACATGTGGTCTGCCTTACGCTAACGGAAAAGCCCACATAGGTCATCTGAGGACTTATATTCCTGCTGACGTGTATGTGAGGTATCAGAGGCTTAAAGGAGAAGATGTCGTTTTTGTTTGCGGAAGCGACAGTCATGGAACTCCGATCGTTGTCAATGCCGAACAGCAGGGATTGAGTCCGGGAGAGCTTGTTGATGTTTATCATGAACACTTTCAGAAGATTTTCAAGGCTCTTGATGTGGAGTTCGATTACTACGGCAGGACTGACAGCGATTACCATCACGAGAGGACAAGGGAAATCGTGAGAACCCTCCTGGATAACGGTTATATCTATCCCAAGGAAATTGAGCTGGCATACTGTCCGAAATGCGACAGATTTCTGCCTGACAGGTACGTGGAGGGGATATGCCCCTACTGCGGGGCTGTTGCAAGGGGTGATGAGTGCGATCAGGGGTGCGGGAGGCACCTTGAGCCTGGGGAAATCCTTCAGCCAAAATGCAAGATTTGCGGCACATCAGCGGTTTTCAAAAAGCAGAAGCACTATTATTTCAGGCTCACAGCCTTCTCAGACTTTCTAAAGGACTTCATTGTGAATCTCAAAGGAACAGAAAACGCCCTGAACTATGCAAGGGAGTGGATTAACAAGGAGCTGAAGGACTGGTGCATAACGAGAAACCTTGAGTGGGGAGTGAGGTTTCCGGGCGACGAGAATCTGGTCGTTTACGTGTGGGTTGATGCACCCATTGGCTACATAAGCTTCACTGAAAAGGCATGCGAAAAACTCGGAAAGGACTGGAAGGAGATATGGATTGACGGCAAGGCTGAGATCGTGCATTTCATCGGGCTGGACATCGTTTACCACCACTGCATATTCTGGCCTGCGATGCTGAAAGGTGCCGGATATGCCCTGCCCAGCGCTGTAATCGCCAGCGGGATGGTCAAGGTTGAGGGCAAGAAGTTCTCAAAGAGCAGAGGGTATGTGGTCTGGGTGGAGGAGGATTACCTTGCCTCAGGCCTGAGCCCCGATTATCTGAGATACTATATCGTCAATTACACCTCTCATCAGAAAGATCTGAACTTCTCCTGGCATGTTTTCAGGGACAAGGTGAACAACGAGCTGATCGCAACTCTTGGAAACTTCATTTACAGGGTTCTGCACTTTGCCTGGAAGAACTTCGGCGAGGTCAGGATGAACGAGCTGGATGGGGACGTTCTGGAGCAGATAAGGCTTGCTACGGAGAAAATAAAGAAAGCCATTGATGAGTGGGAGTTCAAAGAGGCAAGCGATGCTTTCATGGAGCTTGCAGGGTTTGGTAACGTTTACTTCCAGACTTCAAAGCCCTGGGAACTCGTTAAGGAGGATAAAGATGAAGCGGAGAGGGTCATTGCCTCCGCACTCGCAATAGTGCGGGCTCTGGCAGTTCTCGCATATCCTGTCCTGCCGAGAGCAATGGGCAAGGTGGCCGAGAGCATAGGGCTTGACCTCGATAACGTCAGGCTTGACTCGGTTTTCGAGATTCCTGAGGTAATAAATGTGAAGAAACCAAGAGCACCATTTACCAAAATCGATGACGGGATGATCGAGGAGCTTGAAAAAAGGATGCTCGAAAGGATCAGCGGTAAAGGCGGTGAAGGAAACAAAGAGGCAGATGAAGAAAGGGTTGGCATTGAGGAGTTTGCAAAGCTGGACATAAGGGTGGGCAGAATCCTGAAGGCCGAGAGAATCAAGGGCAGTAAAAAACTGATGAGGCTCGAGGTCGATATCGGCAGCGAGGTCAGGCAGATTGTTGCGGGGATTGCTGAAAACTATAGCGAGGATGAGCTGAAAGACAGGCTTGTGGTGGTGCTTGCCAACATAAAGCCAGCAAAGCTCATGGGTGTCGAGAGCAACGGCATGGTTCTTGCGGCAGATGTTAACGGAAAGGCTGTGCTGCTTGAGCCGGAAAAACCCGTGGAACCGGGGGCGAAGGTGAAATGA
- a CDS encoding DUF4143 domain-containing protein, which produces MEYYPRIIELEMEKWLKRREVILLKGPRQAGKTTLFVHLMEKLNGDYVTLEDEEMLRAFEKNPKMFVKRFGKTLFIDEAQYCKKAGKVIKLLFDLYPDLKLFVTGSGSFDIKVEVGKYLVGRAVYFELFPLNFEEFLIWKAKDLVGIFREYRKMLFDFIRGEDVHPETSFESEFGELLGEYVVFGGFPAVVKEEDYQIKKALLKNLYKTYLEKDVFFFLNVRHLEKFRDLMKALSFMTGDMLRYSSLSSDLKMDYKTLENYISILVNTYVIELVPPFHRNLVTEIKKAKKVYFVDTGLRNAILGDFSPLAQRTDKGKLLENFVVNEIKKYGEVRYWRTTGKAEVDFVLNFEGRIVPVEVKSFGKVRRSFLSFLSTYRPERAVVFTENDSGVKRVGSTDVLFVPHWFV; this is translated from the coding sequence ATGGAGTATTATCCAAGAATAATTGAGTTAGAAATGGAGAAGTGGCTGAAAAGAAGAGAAGTCATCCTTCTAAAAGGTCCGAGGCAGGCGGGGAAAACGACACTTTTCGTGCATCTGATGGAAAAACTGAATGGTGATTACGTTACGCTTGAGGATGAGGAAATGCTCAGGGCATTTGAGAAGAATCCAAAGATGTTTGTGAAAAGATTCGGAAAAACTCTTTTCATAGACGAGGCTCAGTACTGCAAAAAAGCTGGAAAGGTAATAAAGCTCCTTTTTGACCTGTATCCGGATTTGAAGCTTTTCGTAACCGGCTCCGGATCATTCGATATAAAAGTTGAGGTTGGCAAATATCTTGTCGGCAGGGCAGTATACTTCGAGCTTTTTCCCCTGAATTTCGAGGAATTCCTGATCTGGAAGGCAAAGGATCTGGTGGGGATTTTCAGAGAGTACCGGAAAATGCTATTTGATTTCATTCGCGGAGAGGATGTACATCCTGAAACATCCTTTGAAAGCGAATTTGGAGAGTTGCTCGGTGAATATGTTGTTTTCGGAGGCTTTCCAGCAGTCGTCAAGGAGGAGGATTATCAGATAAAGAAGGCGTTATTGAAGAACCTTTACAAAACTTACTTAGAAAAGGACGTCTTCTTCTTCCTGAACGTCCGCCATCTCGAAAAATTCAGAGACTTAATGAAGGCGCTGAGCTTTATGACCGGTGATATGCTCCGGTATTCGAGTCTGAGTTCTGATCTGAAAATGGATTACAAGACGCTGGAGAACTACATCAGCATTCTGGTCAACACGTATGTCATAGAACTTGTTCCACCGTTCCACAGAAACCTCGTTACCGAGATAAAAAAGGCGAAGAAAGTTTACTTTGTGGACACCGGATTGAGAAACGCCATACTGGGCGACTTCTCGCCGCTGGCTCAGAGGACGGATAAAGGTAAACTTCTCGAAAATTTTGTGGTCAATGAGATCAAAAAGTACGGGGAGGTCAGATACTGGAGGACAACGGGAAAGGCTGAGGTGGACTTTGTTCTGAATTTTGAGGGCAGAATCGTTCCCGTGGAGGTCAAGTCTTTTGGGAAAGTTAGAAGGAGCTTTCTGAGCTTTCTCAGCACATACAGACCAGAGAGGGCAGTGGTTTTCACAGAAAACGATTCTGGCGTGAAGAGGGTTGGAAGCACGGACGTTTTATTTGTTCCCCACTGGTTTGTGTGA
- a CDS encoding pyruvate carboxylase subunit B, with the protein MTQEVKIIDLSLRDGHQSLAATRMRTRDMIPILELVDEAGFYSIEMWGGATFDVMHRFLNENPWERIRTVRKYVKDTHCQMLLRGQNLVGYRHYSDDVVDKFVQKAVENGISFFRIFDALNDVRNLETSIKAAKKYGAEHVQGSICYVISPVHTLEKYVETAKELAELEVDSIVIKDMAGMLSPKAIYDLVKALKKEVGLPVNVHSHYTSGMGTMTMLKAAEAGADMIDTAMSPWACGTSHPPTESLVYALEELGFKTGVNMDVLMEMRKHLLELREKYAGYIKMLSTIPDTRVLKYQIPGGMFSNMLSQLEEQNALDRLEEVLEEVPRVQADLGYPPLVTPTSQIVGVQAVLNVLFGRYKMVTKETKDLVRGMYGRTPAPISEEIIKLILGDEKPITSRPADLLEPEFEKRRQELVEAGIENPSDEDVLVYTLFPVTGLKFLKGEISEEAFPAPAGEVKGEYEVEIEGRKYRVKIGE; encoded by the coding sequence ATGACGCAGGAAGTTAAGATTATTGATCTGTCTCTGAGAGATGGACACCAGTCGCTTGCGGCGACAAGGATGAGAACAAGGGATATGATCCCTATTCTCGAGCTCGTTGATGAGGCAGGCTTCTACAGCATAGAGATGTGGGGAGGAGCTACATTCGACGTCATGCATCGATTTCTGAACGAGAATCCCTGGGAGAGGATCAGGACGGTGAGGAAGTACGTTAAGGACACGCACTGTCAGATGCTTTTGAGAGGGCAGAATCTCGTTGGCTACAGACATTATTCTGACGATGTTGTTGATAAATTCGTTCAGAAGGCGGTTGAGAACGGAATCTCGTTCTTCAGGATATTTGACGCCCTGAACGATGTCAGAAACCTTGAAACTTCAATAAAGGCCGCCAAAAAGTACGGGGCGGAGCATGTTCAGGGATCGATCTGCTACGTGATTTCACCTGTCCACACCCTCGAAAAGTATGTTGAGACTGCCAAAGAGCTTGCTGAGCTTGAGGTCGATTCGATAGTGATCAAGGACATGGCGGGAATGCTGTCCCCGAAAGCGATTTACGACCTCGTGAAGGCTTTGAAGAAGGAGGTTGGTCTGCCTGTTAACGTGCACTCACATTACACGAGCGGAATGGGGACAATGACCATGCTGAAGGCTGCTGAGGCTGGAGCGGACATGATCGACACGGCAATGTCTCCGTGGGCCTGCGGGACCTCTCATCCCCCAACGGAATCCCTCGTTTACGCTCTTGAGGAGCTCGGGTTCAAAACGGGAGTCAACATGGACGTTCTCATGGAAATGAGAAAACACCTGCTCGAGCTGAGGGAAAAGTATGCAGGCTATATAAAGATGCTTTCAACGATTCCGGACACGAGGGTACTGAAGTATCAGATCCCTGGTGGGATGTTCTCGAACATGCTCTCCCAGCTCGAGGAGCAGAATGCCCTTGACAGGCTTGAAGAGGTCCTTGAAGAGGTGCCGAGAGTTCAGGCAGACCTCGGCTATCCGCCCCTCGTTACCCCAACGAGCCAGATTGTTGGTGTGCAGGCCGTTCTGAATGTTCTTTTCGGCAGGTACAAGATGGTTACCAAGGAAACCAAGGATCTCGTGAGGGGCATGTACGGAAGGACACCCGCACCGATAAGCGAGGAGATAATCAAACTGATACTCGGGGATGAGAAACCCATCACCTCAAGGCCGGCCGATTTACTTGAACCGGAGTTTGAAAAGAGGAGGCAGGAGCTGGTCGAGGCAGGGATTGAGAATCCGAGCGACGAGGATGTGCTGGTATACACGCTCTTCCCCGTAACCGGGCTGAAGTTCCTGAAAGGAGAGATCAGCGAGGAGGCGTTCCCGGCTCCGGCAGGTGAGGTTAAGGGAGAGTACGAGGTCGAGATTGAGGGAAGGAAGTACAGGGTGAAAATCGGAGAGTAG